gtagtgggggactccgaaaatttggaccacctggggttctttaccgtgcacctaaatctaagtaaacgggtgttttcgcatttctcccccatctaaatgcggccgccgtggctgggattcgatcacgcggcctcgtgcttagcagcccaacaccatagccgctaagcaaccacggcgggtaagcgcTCTCTTTTTCATAGCCCGAAACAGGACATGGTTGGGTTATCATACCTAGTACTAACAAAAGGTTACTCGCAGTTCTCGAGTTGTGCCGTCACTCTCTAACACGCGAGCAATTATTTATTTTCAATGCATGAAAAAGATTGAAGAAAAATAGGTCATGTGAGTGGACGGATATACTTGTAGActgagtaataaaaaaaaacaacgttaaAAGATGCAGCTTCATGTAAGGAAAGTAAGCATTAAAGCCTAATCAAAGCAGGTGTAAGCCAGAGCCCAATACGTCTTGTGCCTCTATCTTTCCTAAGAAACACTTAAAATTTTCATTACCCCTAAGGACATGAAACATCGTTTTTATCAAGACATCTTCCTCTATGGCCTCGTCTATATGGTTCCCTAGGCTCCAATAAATTAGTAACTACAATTACCATCTAATTGTATACCTACGCTCTAAATACCATGTTTCTTTTTGTAGTCCGAATGACGAATAAAAAGAAGCTTGTTCGTAAAGCAAACTTTATTAAATCTTTGGACGGTCTGGCGAGTGAACGTGGAAAGAGGAACATGGCGTCACGATCAATGTGGCCTTTAATTCTGCAAGAGAAAAAAGATGTAAGCATTTTAACTAGGTCAAATATACATCTGGTACAACCTCCAGGAAACGCGACGAAAGTTAATTGTGCCAACTCTCGGAAAATTGCCATCAAGGTGATTTTCCAGTACTTTACACAATGCGTAAATGGTGCCCACATTTAGCCGTGGAGGCCGACGCCCGCGTGGCCCACTCCCGCCGCCTTTCGGAAAGAGGAGTGTCCGAATCCGGCCTGGTTTCCGGCGGCGCCTCCGTGGAAACCAGAAGAACCCTGCTGGTGGCCAGAGCCGAAGTTCTTGCTGTCGCTGGAGGAGAAGCCCGAGCTGTGGCTGTAGCCCTGGTTGTTGTTGTAGGCGTTCACGTTCTTGTTTGAAAAGCCGCCAGCGAAGGCACCGGACCCCTGGTTGTGTCCCACGGCGCCTTTCTGGAAGCCAGCCTGGTGTCCTCCGGCAGTAGCAGCGTATCCCGACTGGAAGCCGCCGCCGACGCCGTGTCCCAGGCCAACTCCATGCCCGAGACCAGCTCCGACAAGAGCTGGGCTGCCGACTACTCCGCCACCGACAAGCCCGGGGCCTCCAAGTCCAGCGCCCGCAAGGCCAGGTCCGATGCCTGCGCCATAACCACCCAAGCCACCCAGGACGCCACCACGGCCTTCCACGTCCTTATTATCTTCCTTTTCCACGTCTTTCTTGGCGGCCTCTTCGGCGAAAGCCGTGTACGCCACGACGGCAAACAGAGCAATGGTAGAGAAGGCCTGTGACAACAAACGATTTCAGTAATTGAATCTCTGTTACAGCGCGGAGCGGTGAAATGTCAGACAGAATGGACGTTATAGGGCTGTTCAGGTTGATTTCTTGGCATTGCGCAAGTAACTGGGAAGCGCAGTCATATAATCGCGAGAACGTGCCCCACGAAGAAACAGAACATGTGTTTCTGGGATGTAGCAAGCGCGATTATACGAaagggcattacagagaggaaaTTTACTAACGCAACTGAGATTatgtgatacatctttcatggaattGTGTCAGCTCTTCCATTCTGTATATCAGTAGTTTCAGTGGATAGTTTCTCTTGTGAGGGAAAGCGAAAGCCGAAATTGAACTACAGCTAACACGCATCTCTTGATCATTTGAGAAATGTAGAAGTACTAACTTACATTAGGCGGACATTGGACGCCTATGACGATGACTCAAACTTTTTGCAGAAAAGAAACGTCTCCGAATGGGAGAATTGTTCCAAGATACGTAAATTTTTTAAGGGGGGATGGGTTTCAGAAGCTTGGAGATATCGTCCAAGGCTAGAAAACATTCATACAAGGACAGAAATTCCCACACTGGTATATTTGCGCGCCATGACGGTGAGCACGAGCGAGTCGTATTGGAGTGTatataaataaatactgtcaaaTTATGGCACCAACCTTCGTTGCCGGTCGGTCTCTTTCGACATCTGAGaaactggcatttttttttatctttctgttATTTCTTGCAGAAGAAATTGCTATTATATGCTATACATACAGCTTTCTTACACAATTTCATTTGGCGACATAAGTCTGCTGCGAGCAACAACCGGTGTTAAAAAAGCACCTATACCTCATTTCttccggacccgccgtggttgctcagtggctatggtgttgggctgctgagcacgaggtcgcgggatcgaatcccggccacggcggccgcatttcgatgggggcgaaatgcgaaaacacccgtgtgcttagatttaggtgcacgttaaagaaccccaggtggtcaaaatttccggagtcctccactacggcgtgcctcataatcagaaggtggttttggcacgtaaaaccccaaatattattattattattatcatttcttCCGTTAGGTATCCACGTGCCTCTTGCCGTAGTACGCCAAAAAAGTcactcacgtttttttttttttatgtaagacAAGACACTTCTTTCGCTAAGGTTAACGGAAAACTACGGTAGTTTTCAAATTATTACACACACAGAGAAAGTAATGCCCCACAAAAATATTGTTATGAAAAATCGTACACTTCTGGCATAAGCGATCTCTGCACTGCAGTTTGCGTCGCTGGAAGGATAGGCGATCTCTGCACTGCAGTTTCAGTCGCTGGAAGCTTGAAGGGGTTAGCGTGATGGACTATCCGTACAGCATCCCATGCTCTCCGCACGTGGTTGCGATGACATCGGTGTACTGAACCATCCGAAATCTGTACTTTGTACATGACGTGGCCCAAGCGACGCAGTATCCGTGCGGCCAGCCACTTAGGACCACGAGAGAAGTTCCGCACATACACCGGGTCACCGTGCAGAAACTACCTCGAGGATGGCGGCTTGGTACCTCCAGGGCCTTTCTCGTCAGGGTGCACTCTCGACAAGACAGACTGGAAGCTCCTGCCCAGCATGAGCTCTGCTGGCGTCCTCCTGGTTTCCGAGTGGGGCATGGAGTGCTGCTTgaataaaaaacaagaaacattACACGCCACTGTGCCCTGGCCCTGCTTTCTGAGCGCAAAATTTAGCTCGCGAACCATGCGACCAGCCCTTCCGTCGCTTGCGGGATTATATAGGGCGCTGTGTGCATGCAGCGCACACCATTTTTGTTCAAGAAAGATTGCATTTCGTTGCTCGAGAAGGCTGTGCCGTTATCAGAAACAACTAACTCTGGCAATCCATATGAAGCAAACATTCTTCGTAGTTTTTCGATCACAGCTGAGGAGTGAAGCGATGGCAATATCTTGATCTCGGCCCAATTTGATAGCGCGTCCACGACAACAAGAAAGAAACTGCCCTTAACCAGCCCTGCAAAATCTATGTGAATACTGCTCCATGGGCTTTCGGGTTTCATCCAGAAATGCACAGGCGTTTTAGGTTCGTTTTGCCTTTTCTCTTGACAGAGTTTGCAACGACGCACGAAATCTTCAATCTGTACATCGATCTTCGGCCACCACACATATGACCTTGCCAGAGCTTTCATGGCCGTTATGCCAGGGTGATTTGCATGCAGAATGGCGAGGACATTTTCGCTCAGTTCTTCTGGCAGTATGACCCTATTACCCCACAGAAGGCAGTCACGGTGAAAAGACAGCTCTTCGTGTCTCACCTGATAGGCGGCATATTCTGGGGGCACACCTTGTTCTGGCCAGCCAGTCGCGACCCATTTCTTCACACGCGACAGGCAACGATCACGCAGAGTGGCTGATGCGACGTCTGCTGCGCTCACAGGAGGGTACTCCATTGCTTCCAACAAAAAGACGTCGCCAGGAGGCTCGACGTCCCTCCTGTAACCGGGTATCGGTAGCCTGCTTAGACAGTCAGCGTTTGCCCGTGATCTTGCGTCCATCTATACTCCAGTTTGTATTCGTAATTAGACAACAACAAAGACTACCGCAACATGCGCGGTAACAAAACGATGGGAATCTGCTTGTTTCGTTGACATATACCCAGTAGGGGCTTATGAACTG
This Dermacentor albipictus isolate Rhodes 1998 colony chromosome 1, USDA_Dalb.pri_finalv2, whole genome shotgun sequence DNA region includes the following protein-coding sequences:
- the LOC135901095 gene encoding uncharacterized protein encodes the protein MEVLNRLSKAGLRIQGAKCQFFKESLEYLGHQIDANGIYLSKAKVEVIHKAPAPKNKNGLQAFLADVASATLRDRCLSRVKKWVATGWPEQGVPPEYAAYQHSMPHSETRRTPAELMLGRSFQSVLSRVHPDEKGPGGTKPPSSSAEIAYPSSDANCSAEIAYARSAFSTIALFAVVAYTAFAEEAAKKDVEKEDNKDVEGRGGVLGGLGGYGAGIGPGLAGAGLGGPGLVGGGVVGSPALVGAGLGHGVGLGHGVGGGFQSGYAATAGGHQAGFQKGAVGHNQGSGAFAGGFSNKNVNAYNNNQGYSHSSGFSSSDSKNFGSGHQQGSSGFHGGAAGNQAGFGHSSFRKAAGVGHAGVGLHG